From the Salmo trutta chromosome 25, fSalTru1.1, whole genome shotgun sequence genome, the window agcagttctctggagggatgaatcacacttcaccatctggcagtccgatggacaaatccgCTACCTGCTCGAATggcagtgccaactgtaaagtttgttggaggaggaataatggtctggggctgtttttcatggttcaggctaggccccttagttccagtgaagggaaatcttaacactacagcatacaatgacattcttgatgattctgtgctttcaactttgtggcaacagtttggggaaggccctttcctgtttcagcatgacaatgtccctgtgcacaaagcgaggtccatatggaaatggtttgttgagatctgtgtggaagaacttgactggcctgcacagaaccctgacctcaacttcatctaacacctttgggatgaattggaacgccgactgcgagccaggcctaatcgccccatgtcagtgcccaacctcactaatgctgttgtgtctgaatggaagcaagtccccacagcaatgttccaacatctagtggaaagctttcccagaagagtggagggtgttatagcagcaaatgggcgATCGACTaccgactccatattaatgcccatgcttttgaaatgagatgttcagcTAGCATCtgttcacatacactacataaccaaaagtatgttttactcatatatatatacttttttttttttaaacactggattactgtaaaacattttttttttaactaaataAAGTTGAAAGCTTTTAAATATGGTCTTTGTTGGTTCCATAATTCAAATTTAAGTCAGTGTTGCCTTTTGACACAATGTAACATTTCAAATGACATTTATTGGCACATTCCAATGCACAAATGTCAACCAATCACACACCCAGATTACATTTTTCACAATGTAAAGTAACCCCCATGAAGAAACCAAGTCCCCATTTCAAAAAAGAAAGGAATACAACTCTATATAATTATAACTCAATGTTATTTTCACACCCATATATCGCACTGATACCCATATGGGACACGTAGTGCCTCAGAAATGGGATCTCTGACAGTCAGCGACAGTAGTGGCCTTTAGAACACTGTTAGCAAGGCAAAGACTCCATAAAGCAGGGCACAGGGGTACGCTACCAACAGCTGCTGGCCCTCCATAGCCAGGGTGGAGATGAAGATCTTGGAAGCTGAGAAACTGCACCAGCCAATCACCAGCAAGGCCAGGATAGTTCCAATGATCCCTCTGGACGGAAATCAAaagtcagatttaaaaaaagttacAACAAAGGACATGATATAAAATAAATCAAGATGAGCCAATCTTCGTTGTTTTACACAATATTATTTAGGCAACCTTTTTATTTTTTCTGGACTGGATCGGCCTACTCACTGTAGGGAAAAGATGACTGCGAATGCAGATAGTGCCACCATGGGTAGGAGGCAGTAGCCCAGAACGCTGGCTACACAGCCATAGGACACAGTCAGGGAACTCAGCAGGGTCAACAGGGTGTACATCACCATGCAGCCGATGGCACTGATCCCATAGACATAGCCAAAGTGGGATTTGCCTGCCTACATAAAAGAGTAAATGCTTTCAGTACATGCACATTTACATAGCTACAaatgcttttttttaaatgtttactagtaagttaagaacaaattcttattttcaatgacggcctaggaacagcgggttaactgcctgttcaggggcagaacgatagatttgtaccttgtcagctcggggatttgtccaacgctctatccactaggctaccctgccgctccATTTGAATAGTGTCTCATGATGACTTGGCTGTGAAAACGTGCATCACACACACGGACATGAGCTGCTCCGGAGGTTCCTCACCATAAGTAAAGTGGCACCCAGAGCGATACAGAACAGAATAGGGCCCGTCAGGTCAGTCTCATTCATGATGCTGCCATCTGCTGGCATCATAGGGTTCAGCACTGTCAACGTCTTCTGCCATATGTGTTCAAAATTAATGCCAAGCTCTGCACAAATACAAAACAGAGGAATAAAGACAGATGTGAATATGAGAAGACACATATACACTTTCACATTGAAATATGTTACTTATTTAATTTGGCTTCTGTTAAAGATTTCATCCAGAGGTAAAACAATGTGTTGAATAAACCAGCAGTTTAGAGCAGTACTAGTGACTCAGGTCTTACCCTCCAGCAACGGAGGCTCCTCTTCAAATGATCCGTCtgttccagctgtgtattgatATGTCCCAGCAGGCTTTGAAGGCTGGAAGGCCTGGCCCGTAGAGGGGGTGAACACACCAGGCATGGACACATCTATGCCactaataacaaaacaaaaatcttACTGGCTAAATGTATCTACTTTCCTTCCAAAAAAGTAGGGGACGATGTGAGGGATGTGCCCCCATTGTACATCTCCCTTTCTATCATGACATAATGTAATTGACCTTCAGAGAACAAAATTATTTTTATGAGTTAGACTTATTAACACATTCAAATCTTCCCAATCCCAGTTCAAAAGTTGAATGAAGAGTTCTACACCACCACTCAGGAATGCAGAGTTTACCCCATATACTTACTCATCCTCATACTCTGGGTTATGGTCATAGCCATCGCCATAGTCGTAGGCCACCTGTCCCTGGTCATCGATGTAATACCCTGACTGGTAGAAGTCCTGTTCAAATTGCTGAAAGTCCCCCATTGCTATAAAGTAGGCAGAGATGATTAAGATAAAGATCATGACTGTAACAGTAGAATGAAGTGAGGGGCTAGCCTTTTGAGGAGTGGTGCTCAGTTTGAGTCTCACATGTCACAAAACCTAGTTGTCAACCAAATCACCATTATATAAACTACAAATTATAATACAAATAGCTATTGCGCTTTATCCTTTGGTCAACAGCATACTCACACTACAGCAGAAAAAGCAAGCCAGATATCCTTAAGATTTCACTCAAACTGCTAAGGCAAGATCATATTTTGTAACTGGGATTGCTTATCTCAATAGAATGAGGTCTCATCAGCACATACTTGATTGGATCTGGAGGCCTGTACCAGCCCATTGAAAGTCTGTTTACAGTCACAGCACCAGTGGCCTAGTAGCAACACTAAATAGACATGCATAAGAAACAGCCAACATAAATATGTATGCCTGTGAAATCAATCAGTCTATTCACTTCATTAAAGTACAATCACACCCCACACAGAGCCTTATTGCTAAATTCAGATTTCAAACCTTGAGGTAAATTCTCAGCAAGACCTCTTATTATGTTGTCAAGGGAGAGTTTGGGAAGAAAAGTTGACGCCTATGTGGGGATGTACTATAAATAGTTTACTATATTTAAACTGGGGGAATAACAAACCCTGAGAAGCAGACTAAGTAGCCCACTTTCTATTTAATCTATTTCTTAATTGCGCTCTTTTTCATTCAGCTAGGTTTGGTAATAGGTATAATGCACATTACATCCATTCGCAGAAATGCAATGGCTTTGGATACTCGGCGCTACACAACAGAATTAACAATTTCCACTGCTGACAGGACCCTTATTTTGAAAAATGTTCGAACAGCGTAACCCGGATGTTGCTGGCTCAACATGGGTCAAGtcaaagatgatctattatattgacaagatagttgAGTGACTGCTCTAACAAAGgcaatacatgtcctcaaagatggaggAGTCAATGCTatccggaatccttgggacgtccctaccccattgaagtttacatttaaaatagttacggtaagggttatggttaggtttagagtagggacgtcccaagggtCGCAGATGGCACTGACTTGAccaagatggaaggcaggcggcgagatcaggtgggaccattctaacCAATTAGAGGGCAGATACCCGTGTTAACCACATGCACAACTAAGTTGTTTTTTATCAAATTTGCCGGAATTCAATTTGCATCCACTTATATTAGAACATTTGTAAGAGCCTAAACATTACGAAACgtatattcgatcaaataagccttaCGTAATTCGGCACTCTCTCATAGACCATACAAAAAGGGCTTATCTCACGCAGTAACAATTTGGGCTGAGTAAatcctctcgctttgcctcttcctagCGGAACAAGTCAGTCATGTGATTTCCTTGTGCTCAAGCGGAGTCAGAAAAGCATCGAAGATTTTGTtccaagtaaaaaataaagaaataaggTAACCAATACAGTGCATTTTAAAAGTATCTGATAAAGATCGTCATACCTTGTAGCTAGTGAAAATGACATTTGGTACATATTAAAAACAACCAAgttcagctagctaacattccgTAACCCAGTAACGTTATCAGCTGGTTATAGCGTAATGTAGCAAGCTAGCTGTCAACAAGTCAGGGGAAGCTTGGGAGAGCATACAAATACCTGCTGATATTCTTTAGCTTTACAGACACCCTTGCCATAATTCAGTTCTCTATTTTAGTAATTGACGGAATAAAAGAAGTTTCCACCATGGCTGATGTAAGTATCAATTATTTGACCACAATCACTAATTAGCTATATCCATCTAGCCAGATTAAGCTATAGCTAACTACACTCGTGTAGCAAATGGCTATCTGGTCTAACACATTAACATTTGTTGCAGGACTTGAAGAGATACTTGTACAAACAGCTACCAAGGTATGTTTGTTGTATGATTATGGTGTGTTCATTGTGATTCTTCTGTTGCTGAAACCTAATGAGTTAATTTGACTCAACGAATTATGTCATGTGTAGCAGCCTAAACTCCACGGTGAAGGATGTTTCTGAACTCCACCAACCGAGTGGAGCAGAGACTAGGCTTTGTGCAATTCAGCTCCAACTACATTGATTTGTCCAAGGTCAATACTGAAATAATGAAATGCTTACCCTGTATTTATGTTTGGCCTCTGTAGTTGTCTGTTTGAAATCCATATTTTTCAAAACGTTATCAAATACAGCCACCGACATTGCAAATACACATGTGCCAACAAGGAAGCAGTCGGTGGCTGTATTGTATTGATTTTTTTTTAGTATggaggacaaacataggtacaaggtAAGTGTTTCATAATTGACATCTTTCAATTCAGCTCAGACTCAATGTAGTCTGAGCTGAATTCCATAAAGCCTGGTCTATGCTCCACTCCGTTGGAGTTCATTAGAAATGTCCCTCACCATGGACTGGCGTTAAGTCAGCTATGTCAAGTGCTGCTCTCTTCTTATCCACCAGTGTTGAGGGTCTTCATGCAATTGTAGTGACAGACAGGGATGGTGTCCCAGTTATCAAAGGTAGGTCTCCCTCACAACTGTTTTATGTTCTAAACTAGGTCATTTAGTTGACCTTATCCATGTTCCAATGTGTTGTGCTCAGTGTACCTGATATTTTATCCTTCAGTGGCAAATGATAACGCACCAGAATATGCTCTACGGCCAGGCTTCCTCTCCACCTTTGCATTGGCCACCGACCAGGGCAGTAAGCTAGGGCTCTCCAAAAACAAGAGCATCATCTGCTACTATAACACATACCAGGTAAGTTAAATCTACAACTAACAATTTACATTGTTGCCTTGGCCTGGGGCGACTTGGTGATTAGTTGAGTCaggtgttagtgctgggctagaATAAGTGTGCATTCCCAAGGGCTCCCCGGGAATGGCTTGAGAAACACTGGcctacagtgtattcggaaagtattcagaccccttgactttttccacattttccattacagccttactctaatggattaaattgtattttcccctcaatctacacacaacctataatgacaaagcaaaaacaggtttagacatttttgtaaatgtattaaaaataaaagcggatatgacatttacataagtattcagaccctttactcagtactttgttgaagcacctttggcagcgatttacaTCCtcacgtcttcttgggtatgatgctacaagcttggcacgcctgtatttggtgtccccccccccatattctctgcagatcctcaagttctgtcaggttggatggagaacatcccatcaaggatctctctgtactttgctccattcatctttccctcgatcctgactagtctcccagtccctgccactgaaaaacatccccacagcttgatgcggccaccaccatgcttcaccgtagggatggtgccatgtttcctccagatgtgacgctctgcatttaggccaaagagttcaatcttggtttcatcagaccagagaatcttgtttctcatggtctgagtcctttaggtgcctttaggcaaactccaatcgggctgttgtgtgccttttactgaggagtggcttccgtctggccactctactataaaggcctgattgctgctgagatcgttgtccttctggaatgttctcccatctccacagaggaactctggagctctggcagtgaccatcaggttctttgccacctccctgtccaaggcccttctcccccaattgctcagtttggccgagtggccagctctaggaagagtctggaTGGCTCCAACTACTTCCATTTAAAAAAGATGTGGGCCActgttcttggaccttcaatgcttggtttttgctctgacatgcactgtaggaccttctatagacaggtgtgcctttcccaaatcatgtccaagcatttgaatttaccacaggtagactccaatcaagttgtagaaacagcttaaggatgatcaacggaaacaggatgcacctgagctcaattttgaatttcaaagggtctgaaaacttatgtaaagttatttctgtttttttattttttttatttaatacatttctaaaccggttttcactctgtcattatggggtatatttaatccattttagaataaggctgtaatgtaacaaaatgtggaaagttgGAATATTTTCCGACGGAGGTTGTGCCTTGTTTGATTGCCTCTCCTTTTGCCAGATTGTGCAGTTTAACCGGCTGCCGTTGGTGATCAGTTTCATCGCAAGCAGTACTGCCAACACAGGTAAGATAAAGATCTCCCCTTATCTCCTCTGCATGAATGAGGATGAAAAGTACAGAATTCTGAAGGGTTAGCCGAGCTTAATTGATGTTGTTTGTAGGTTTGATCATCAATCTGGAGAAGGAGCTCGTACCACTAATCGAAGAGCTACGGCAGGTAGTGGAGGTTGCTTAGGAGTGTCACCTTGACGACAAAGGGACTGTTCTATGACAGACTCACCAGAtggtttcctttttcatgatcacaatgaCATTTTtaatatcactatcatgcacacacaccctcacacaaggatggctctgttgcagAAAGACTGAtgcatgtttgatagtgtcttgatgctgtattgtttgtccttcatgttctaatactttaatgttaccccttccttgctTGTTTTTTGTTATTAAACTGACTCATGTAGCCATTTTCTTAAAATAAATATTAACAGTAGTCACCCTCATACTGTGTTATCTTGAGTAAAATGAAGTTCAAGTGAATGTCAACCAGCGAAAGATATCGGTCAATTTAAAAAAGCAATTCCTGGAGGAACAGAAGTATGACAAAAAATAAATCTAACAGGGCAAAGGACTTGACTTGATTCAATACGGCCCACGGAATCATGCGCAGATCACAAAGAATTTGCAGtagtaaagttttgaaaaattaaaagcccaatgaatactTGCCTTTGTAAGGCTTTAACTCCCACcgcttgtgggacatttattttgaaggcaattATAACAACTGCACGAGGACAGACAGTGGCTGACACACGTCACAGTTGCACATTGTAGCAAGCTAGAAATTGCGCAAAAATGAAAGACAATGAAGGGTGTTCCAGCAAGTGTGGACATCGAAATATTTATTTGAGGTACCAGGGAAAGCTGTGTGCAAAGAGAGCGTCGCTGTCTTGAAGGACTACAATTTATCCCGACACTTCCAGACaaagcatgcagagaaatataggaatatgtcttctgagcagagggaaagtgcatcgaaagagttgctttctcagttgcaaaagcagcaaggacttttaACAAAATTGCATTCCGCAAACGACGGAATTGTCCAACAAAATGTCTAAACATTGCAAGCCATTCGCTGAGGGCGAATTCTTTAAAGAATGTTTAATGACTCGGCAGCAATACTTTGCCccgacaagaaagagctgtttgaaaatgtttaccCGTCAAGACGAACAGTGACACAGCGTGTTAACGACATCGCAGAGAATCTGGAACAACTGACAGACGAGGTAAATGATTTCTCCTTGTCCCTGGAGGAGAGCAGTGATGCACATGACATGGCGCtgttgatattcttacgaggcTTAAACCCAGACTGACATTAGAGAAATATTGGAGGTTAATCAgtgtggcaaagctgggactgagttttgaaaagttatccaagttactggataacttttcaaaactcagtcccagctttgccacacTTAACCTCCAATATTTCCCTGTGgctgtgctcttcattgactgcactgaagcaagctcTGTCAGTCTGGGTTTatgcctcgtaagaatatcaacaactgcgccATGTCAtgtgcatcactgctctcatccagggacAAGGAGAAATCCTTTACCTCGTCTGTCagttgttccatattctctgcgaTGTCCTCAACACGCCATTGTGTGCCCAAACTTAACATTTTTTTCTGTCGGtcttttgaaaaggatacaagatcaagtagctgagcagaacccagatcagaaaattattttcctgaattgcattattcatcaggaggtgctctaTAAATGTGTTGTGAAAATGAGTCATGTGGATAGTCACTGAAGGggtaaacttcataagagcaaaatctttaaactacaggcagtttgtctctgttggaagagacagtcgggtcatgcagatctcccctaccacacaaactTCAGATGGCTGAGTTCAGGGAAGATGCTTAACAgtgtgggacctgaagtcggagattgctgAGATTTTGCAAAtgaaaatatgtggatttccctcaactgcaagataaagaatggttggctgatttttGCCTTCACTgtggacatcatggccctcatgaatgaactgaattccaaactacaaggaAAGGGACTTTTTTCacagatgtacagccttgtcaaagccttcaagaGAAAATGACTCCTCCTGAcccgccaagtagaagccaacaatctcaccaCCTTCTGacactagtctgttccctatcagatgaccagcgggagaagtatacatcgctgctgcgtgctttgaacggtgagttttctcgtcgttttgaggatttcaaagtgttggaaatgacatgctgttggtttcctctcctttcaccttcaatgtggataacgctcccactgacctgcagcTTGAGCTTATccatcttcagtctgatgcagtgattgttttgaatagttctccaatgtcactgacgaggttctatgcatgtctcgatgaacaaaactttccaaagattgggagacctgctcagatgtttgtactgtttgggtcaaccgatgtatgtgaacagacattttctgTTATTAAATATAActcaaggcacagatcatctcttactgactcacctctcagcaatcctgagcatagcgacgtcagaaactatacctgacttcaccTCTCTAGTTAATGCCCATaagagacttcactcctcacactgattga encodes:
- the zgc:123321 gene encoding protein YIPF7, coding for MGDFQQFEQDFYQSGYYIDDQGQVAYDYGDGYDHNPEYEDDGIDVSMPGVFTPSTGQAFQPSKPAGTYQYTAGTDGSFEEEPPLLEELGINFEHIWQKTLTVLNPMMPADGSIMNETDLTGPILFCIALGATLLMAGKSHFGYVYGISAIGCMVMYTLLTLLSSLTVSYGCVASVLGYCLLPMVALSAFAVIFSLQGIIGTILALLVIGWCSFSASKIFISTLAMEGQQLLVAYPCALLYGVFALLTVF
- the lamtor3 gene encoding ragulator complex protein LAMTOR3 — translated: MADDLKRYLYKQLPSVEGLHAIVVTDRDGVPVIKVANDNAPEYALRPGFLSTFALATDQGSKLGLSKNKSIICYYNTYQIVQFNRLPLVISFIASSTANTGLIINLEKELVPLIEELRQVVEVA